AAAATCTTTGAATGAAGCCATTAATCCAAAGCGAGTCTATCGTATCATGAAAGAACATAGCTTACTTTTACAAAAGTATGGGAAAAGACCTGTTTGTGTTCATGATGGAAAGATCATTACTTTGAAGAGTAATTTACGGTGGTGTTCGGATCATTTTAGCATTCAGTGTTGGAATGGAGATCAAGTTCATGTGGTCTTTGCTCTTGATTGCCATGGGAGTATTTAACCAACTGTGTCAGTTC
Above is a genomic segment from Candidatus Paracaedimonas acanthamoebae containing:
- a CDS encoding IS3 family transposase, with the protein product MSRICKALEVSRSNLYERLKKPSGTHKQRVMIQDQKLLPLIRQITDERPTYGYRRVTALLRKSLNEAINPKRVYRIMKEHSLLLQKYGKRPVCVHDGKIITLKSNLRWCSDHFSIQCWNGDQVHVVFALDCHGSI